CTTAACGCGTCTTTATATTCTTGCTTTGAAATTGTTTCTGCTTCTAGCATTCGTTCAAGGACAAGTTCCATTTTGGAAAGCCCTGGCTCAAGCTGCTCCTCTGACTTCAGTTCTCCTGAATTAGTAAAGGGGGTGTAAACAGATGGAGCTTGTGGAAGCCCTGCTATAAATGCAGATTGAGGGAGGTTTAACTCTTTGGCGGTTACACCGAAGATTCCCTGTGCTGCCGTTTCCACGCCGGCTATATTACGTCCAGACGCATTACGCCCAAATGGAACGACGTTTAAGTAGGCCTCAAGAATCTCGTCCTTCTGGAAGAAGTTCTCAAGACGAAGAGCAAGAAGAATTTCCTTCGCCTTACGTTCAAATGATACTTCATTGGTCAGTATCTGATTCTTAATAAGCTGTTGGGTAAGAGTACTTCCGCCAGACTGACTAGAAGAGTTGCTTACCTCTTGAAAGATTGCGCGCAGTATTGCTTTTGGTACAACGCCATTATGTGTATCGAAATACTCGTCTTCTGTTGAAATCACTGCGTCTTTCGCATAAGTAGAAATGTCGTCTAACGTGACGCCTTCCCGATATAAATCAGAACGAACTTTCCCAAGAAATTGTTCGCCCGCGAAATATAATTCCGATGTTTCTTCATAATTGTAGATGTCCTGCTCCATACTAGCATGTGAACGGATTGGTTCATCCTTAACTAACGAAGCAAAATAACCGGCACCAAGTCCGACTGCGAAAAAGGCGCCTACGACACCAATTATGAGGAAGAATAGAATAAAGTTCCAAACTACATCATACGTGATCCGAGAAACCTTTTGTATTTTCCCGGATTTCCACCACCTTACAAATGGTGAGGAATCGGATTCATTTGTTCGGTTATTTTTCATCAATCGCCCTCCTAATTATAACAACCAACATTATACCATATCCCACCATGGTTAGACATGGTTCTCGATGCGGTCTCCTATTGCTTTTTGAAGCGTTGTATGCTAATAATGAGTGCAGAGTATATATACGGAATCGCTATGATGGGTTGCAGTAAATCCTAGAATTCTGCTTTCAGAGAGCTGACGGTTGGTGAGAGTCAGTACAGACCTAGAGATTGAATTACGTCCTTGAGCTTCTTCTGTGAAAGCAGAAGACGGTGTAACGCCGTTATCTTAACTGAGTTGGCAACTATGTTGCAACAAGGGTGGTACCGCGAGAAGACCTCGTCCCTTTACTGGGATGGGGTCTTTTTTGTGTATCTTATGACTGATAGCTCTTGTGCCGTTCGTACACATTCGATTGACGATTCCTATTTGAATAAGGAGTGTTATCATGCATATTATTGAAGATTTAAAAGCGCGTGGCTTGCTAAACCAGGCTACAGACGAAGAAGGTTTAAAGAAGCATTTATCTGAAGATCAGGTGACATTATACTGTGGATTTGACCCAACAGGGGATAGTCTACACATTGGACACTTGTTGCCAGCTCTAATGCTTAAGAGATTCCAACTAGCGGGTCACCGTCCTATTGCGTTGGTTGGGGGCGGAACTGGTATGATTGGAGACCCAAGTGGTCGTTCTACTGAGCGTCAGTTAAATGACGAAGGAACGGTACGCTATTACAGTGAACGTCTTAAAGGGCAGCTTGCAAAGATTCTAAACTTTGACCAAGGCGATAACGCTGCGATGGCTCGTAATAACCTAGACTGGTTAGGAGAAATTTCAACAATTGAATTTCTACGTGACTACGGGAAACATTTCGGCATTAATTACATGCTTGCGAAAGATTCTGTGGAGTCCCGAATTGAAAACGGAATCTCCTTTACCGAATTCACATACATGATTCTTCAATCCGTTGACTTTAAGAAGTTGTACGAAAATGACAACTGTACACTTCAAATCGGTGGGAGCGATCAGTGGGGGAACATCACTGCAGGTCTTGAGCTTATTCGCCGTACATCAGCAGAAGGTGAACAGGCGAAAGCATACGGCCTAACTGTACCATTAATTACGAAATCAGATGGTACGAAATTTGGTAAAACGGCAGGAGGAGCAGTATGGTTAGACCCTGAGAAAACAACTCCATACGAGTTCTACCAGTTCTGGATTAATACAGATGACCGTGACGTTGTGAACTTCTTGCATTACTTCACGTTCCTTGACCTAAATGAAATTGAGGAACTTCAAAAAGAAGTTCAGACTCAGCCTGAGAAGCGCGTTGCTCAGCGTCGACTGGCTGAAGAAATGACTAAGCTTGTCCATGATGAGGCTGCTTTAGAGCAAGCACAGAAAATTACCGAGGCTCTGTTCAAAGGAGAGCTTAAAGAACTAACGGGTGCTGAAATTGAACAAGGTTTCAAAGATGTTCCGACACATGTGCTAGAGGACGCTGAAAAGGGTCTTATTGATTTGCTTGTGGAAGCGGGAATATCATCTTCCAAACGTCAAGCGCGGGAAGACATTCAAAATGGAGCCATTTATATTAATGGAGAACGTGAACAGGAATTGACGTATTCCGTATCAGCAGAAGATCGGATTGACGACAAATTCATCATTATTCGTAGAGGGAAAAAGAAATACACGCTTATTCGCTACGAAGGATAAAGAGGAAACACGCTGCGGGAATCCGGGGCGTGTTTTTTGTTATAAGCATAGAGTGAGGACTATAGGGCAAAAAAAGAACCCAACCTCTTGGAGGTTGGGTTCTTTGAAGCTATTAACGAGAGTAGTACTCAACGATAAGCGCTTCGTTGATTTCAGAAGGCATTTCAGAACGCTCAGGAAGGCGAACATACGTGCTTTCTAGTTTATCTGCATCAAAGTTAAGGTATTCTGGTACGAATGTGTTCGCTTCAATCGCATCCTTGATGATGTCAAGGTTTTGAGATTTCTCGCGAAGACCAATTACTTGGTTTGGTTTCACGTTGTAAGATGGGATGTCTACGCGACCGCCATCTACAGTAACGTGACCGTGGTTAACAAGCTGACGAGCTTGCGCACGAGTACGTGCGAAACCAGAACGGTAAACAAGGTTGTCAAGACGAGATTCTAGTAGAGTTAAGAAGTTCTCACCATGAACACCTTTCATGTTACCTGCAATTTCAAATGTGTTACGGAATTGACGTTCGTTAATTCCAAACATGAAACGAAGCTTTTGCTTCTCTTGAAGTTGCATACCGAACTCAGAAAGCTTCTTACGTTGGTTAGGACCGTGTTGTCCTGGCGCGTAAGGGCGCTTTTCTAGTTCTTTTCCTGTACCTGTAAGCGAAATACCTAAACGACGAGATTTTTTCCAAGTTGAACCTGTAAAACGAGCCACTTGTCATCTCTCCTTATATATAAATTTCGCA
This genomic interval from Pontibacillus halophilus JSM 076056 = DSM 19796 contains the following:
- the rpsD gene encoding 30S ribosomal protein S4, giving the protein MARFTGSTWKKSRRLGISLTGTGKELEKRPYAPGQHGPNQRKKLSEFGMQLQEKQKLRFMFGINERQFRNTFEIAGNMKGVHGENFLTLLESRLDNLVYRSGFARTRAQARQLVNHGHVTVDGGRVDIPSYNVKPNQVIGLREKSQNLDIIKDAIEANTFVPEYLNFDADKLESTYVRLPERSEMPSEINEALIVEYYSR
- the tyrS gene encoding tyrosine--tRNA ligase, with amino-acid sequence MHIIEDLKARGLLNQATDEEGLKKHLSEDQVTLYCGFDPTGDSLHIGHLLPALMLKRFQLAGHRPIALVGGGTGMIGDPSGRSTERQLNDEGTVRYYSERLKGQLAKILNFDQGDNAAMARNNLDWLGEISTIEFLRDYGKHFGINYMLAKDSVESRIENGISFTEFTYMILQSVDFKKLYENDNCTLQIGGSDQWGNITAGLELIRRTSAEGEQAKAYGLTVPLITKSDGTKFGKTAGGAVWLDPEKTTPYEFYQFWINTDDRDVVNFLHYFTFLDLNEIEELQKEVQTQPEKRVAQRRLAEEMTKLVHDEAALEQAQKITEALFKGELKELTGAEIEQGFKDVPTHVLEDAEKGLIDLLVEAGISSSKRQAREDIQNGAIYINGEREQELTYSVSAEDRIDDKFIIIRRGKKKYTLIRYEG